A portion of the candidate division KSB1 bacterium genome contains these proteins:
- a CDS encoding S46 family peptidase: protein MNKFFPFILLLFLIFIIPVHADEGMYPISDIQKLDLKAKGLQLEPLDIFNPDGISLVDAICKVDGGTGSFVSPDGLILTNHHIAFGAVQAASTPEHDYLKNGFLAKNKAEEYPAKGFTVRITESYQDVSDEVLSAVTDQMELAERSKAIDKKIKEIVIEAEESNPGKRAEVAEMFIGKTYVLFIYTYLRDIRLVYAPPRGIGNFGGEEDNWTWPRHTGDFSFMRAYVAPDGTPADYSPDNVPYRPKNYLKIAPQGVDEGDFVFILGYPGRTYRHQTSFYLAYEQEVRMPYVVQWYQWQIELMQQLSRGDRAIALKHDGRIKSLANVEKNYRGKLLGMRRLNLVEKKRAEERELQQFIEADSTRRAKYGNLLNEIEAIYQQMRSQAERDLVLTYLLRSSTALNNAYTVYEASIERQKKDLERASSYMDRNFDRTKERLFLNLREYYEPSDRAIFKAMLLRAAQLPAAQQIPAIKKLFGTKNPEQAIDRFLDKAYLQTVMTDEKALADCFKRSPDEIKKIDDPFIKLAMDLYPTYKQREEQNRSRQGAIDKLYAQLIDVKKDFLAKDFVPDANGTLRLTYGYIRGYSPRDAIYAAPITTATGILEKATGEEPFDAPQKLIHLINAQDFGRFAHPKLNSVPVAILYNMDTTGGNSGSPVLNARGELVGLNFDRAFEATINDYAWSEAYSRSIAVDIRYVLWVTEKVAGAEHLLQEMQVAD from the coding sequence ATGAACAAATTTTTCCCTTTCATTCTGTTGCTTTTTCTCATTTTCATCATTCCAGTCCATGCCGACGAAGGCATGTACCCCATCAGCGACATCCAGAAATTGGATTTGAAAGCCAAAGGATTGCAACTCGAGCCGCTGGACATTTTCAATCCCGATGGCATCAGTCTGGTGGATGCCATCTGCAAGGTGGATGGCGGCACTGGCTCGTTCGTCTCTCCCGACGGCCTGATTCTGACCAATCACCATATTGCATTTGGCGCGGTGCAGGCGGCCAGCACCCCGGAACACGATTATCTCAAAAATGGCTTTCTGGCGAAAAATAAAGCAGAGGAATATCCAGCTAAAGGCTTCACCGTGCGCATCACCGAATCGTATCAGGACGTATCGGACGAGGTGCTGAGCGCGGTCACCGACCAGATGGAGCTGGCTGAGCGCAGCAAAGCCATAGATAAGAAGATCAAGGAAATTGTCATCGAAGCGGAAGAGTCCAATCCTGGCAAACGGGCCGAAGTCGCTGAGATGTTCATCGGCAAGACCTATGTGCTGTTCATTTACACCTATTTGAGAGATATTCGGTTGGTCTATGCCCCGCCACGCGGCATCGGCAATTTCGGAGGCGAGGAGGATAATTGGACCTGGCCGCGTCACACCGGCGATTTCTCATTCATGCGGGCTTACGTGGCGCCAGATGGCACGCCTGCAGATTATTCGCCAGACAATGTACCCTATCGTCCCAAAAATTATTTAAAGATCGCGCCCCAGGGCGTTGATGAAGGCGATTTCGTGTTCATCCTGGGTTATCCGGGCCGAACCTATCGGCATCAGACTTCGTTTTATCTGGCCTATGAGCAGGAAGTCCGCATGCCCTACGTGGTGCAATGGTATCAATGGCAGATCGAGCTGATGCAACAGCTCAGTCGCGGCGATCGGGCGATTGCATTGAAGCACGATGGCCGCATCAAATCGCTGGCCAATGTTGAGAAGAATTATCGCGGCAAGTTGCTTGGCATGAGGCGGCTGAATCTGGTGGAGAAAAAGCGCGCCGAGGAGCGGGAACTGCAGCAATTCATCGAGGCCGATTCGACGCGAAGGGCAAAATATGGGAATCTGCTGAACGAGATCGAAGCCATCTATCAGCAGATGCGAAGTCAGGCTGAGCGAGATCTGGTATTGACCTATCTGCTGCGAAGCTCGACAGCATTGAACAATGCTTACACGGTTTACGAGGCGTCCATCGAGCGCCAAAAGAAGGACCTGGAGCGAGCCAGCTCCTATATGGATCGCAATTTTGATCGCACCAAAGAGCGGCTGTTTTTGAACCTCAGAGAATATTATGAGCCCAGCGACCGGGCGATTTTCAAAGCGATGCTGCTGCGGGCGGCCCAATTGCCAGCAGCGCAACAGATCCCAGCGATCAAGAAATTGTTCGGCACCAAGAATCCCGAGCAAGCGATCGATCGTTTTTTGGATAAAGCCTACCTGCAAACGGTGATGACCGATGAGAAAGCGCTGGCGGATTGTTTCAAACGGTCGCCGGATGAGATTAAAAAGATAGATGATCCGTTTATCAAGTTGGCGATGGACCTGTATCCTACATATAAACAGCGGGAGGAGCAGAACCGCAGCCGCCAGGGCGCTATCGACAAGCTGTACGCCCAACTGATCGATGTGAAGAAGGATTTTCTGGCCAAAGATTTCGTCCCGGATGCCAATGGCACCTTGCGGCTCACGTATGGTTACATTCGGGGCTATTCCCCGCGCGATGCCATCTATGCCGCCCCGATCACCACGGCGACTGGTATTCTGGAGAAGGCCACTGGCGAGGAGCCGTTCGATGCGCCGCAAAAATTGATCCATTTGATCAATGCACAAGATTTCGGCCGCTTTGCGCATCCGAAATTGAACAGCGTTCCTGTGGCCATTTTGTACAACATGGACACGACCGGCGGGAATTCTGGCAGTCCAGTTTTAAATGCTCGGGGTGAACTGGTAGGCCTCAATTTCGATCGAGCGTTCGAAGCGACCATCAATGACTATGCCTGGAGCGAAGCGTACAGCCGTTCCATTGCGGTGGACATCCGCTACGTGCTCTGGGTGACGGAGAAGGTAGCGGGAGCTGAGCACCTGCTACAAGAGATGCAGGTAGCGGATTGA
- a CDS encoding S9 family peptidase, translated as MRRFFFSVLVGIFVTTTLTCSFASETHPFSVHDMLAMDRISEPQVSPDGKWIAFTLRKTDLDANRGRTDVWLVDVEGKNLKQLTSHAAGDFNPQWSSCGKYIWFLSTRSGSSQVWGIGIDGGEARQFTDLPLDVSNLKVSPYSKHLAFTMEVFVGLSPSQTKARLDEMENRKASGRIYDRLFVRHWDTWKDGRRSHWFVMPISGGEPVDVMAQMDADAPSKPFGGIEEMAFTPDGKGIVFAAKDVGREEAWSTDFDLYYAPLDGSQPPKCLTEANLAWDTQPVFSPDGKTMAYLAMSRPGYEADRFRIVLYNWSDGSTRVLTESWDRSPSSICWSSDGKTIFATADNLGQTSLFAIDVKTGAVRTVVRDGTVGSPSAAGKRIVYALDHLKSPVELWSVNPDGSDAKPITRINAEKLAKARMGDFEQFTFKGWNDETVYCYVVKPVDLDPSKKYPVAFLIHGGPQGSFGNHFHYRWNPQAYAGAGYAAVMVDFHGSTGYGQAFTDAIRGDWGGKPLVDLQKGLAAALARYPWMDGDRVGALGASFGGYMINWIAGNWNEAFKCLVSHDGNLDERMAYFDTEELWFPEWDHEGTPWTNPEGYEKHNPINFVKNWRTPILVIHGALDFRVVETQGISTFTAAQRLGIPSKFLYFPDENHWVLKPHNSILWHETVIGWLDQWLKQ; from the coding sequence ATGCGTCGGTTTTTCTTTTCTGTACTCGTTGGAATATTTGTCACAACAACTCTGACTTGTTCGTTTGCTTCGGAAACGCATCCATTTTCGGTACACGACATGCTGGCGATGGATCGGATTTCAGAGCCCCAAGTGTCGCCCGATGGCAAATGGATCGCGTTCACGCTGCGCAAGACCGATCTGGATGCCAATCGGGGACGCACGGATGTTTGGCTGGTCGATGTTGAGGGCAAAAATTTGAAACAATTGACCTCGCATGCGGCTGGGGATTTCAATCCGCAATGGTCTTCCTGCGGGAAATATATCTGGTTTCTGTCGACCCGCTCCGGTTCATCCCAAGTATGGGGGATCGGTATTGATGGGGGGGAAGCGCGGCAGTTCACGGATTTGCCGCTGGATGTGAGCAATCTGAAGGTCTCGCCATACAGCAAGCACCTGGCATTCACCATGGAGGTGTTCGTGGGGCTATCTCCTTCGCAAACCAAAGCGCGATTGGATGAAATGGAAAATCGCAAGGCCAGCGGCCGTATTTACGATCGGCTGTTCGTTCGGCACTGGGACACCTGGAAGGATGGTCGGCGCTCGCATTGGTTTGTGATGCCCATCAGCGGCGGCGAGCCAGTCGATGTGATGGCCCAGATGGACGCGGATGCACCGTCCAAGCCGTTCGGCGGTATCGAAGAAATGGCGTTCACGCCCGATGGCAAGGGGATCGTATTTGCGGCCAAAGATGTGGGCAGGGAAGAGGCCTGGTCCACCGACTTCGATCTGTATTATGCGCCGCTGGATGGATCGCAGCCGCCGAAATGTTTGACCGAGGCCAATCTGGCCTGGGATACGCAGCCAGTCTTTTCGCCCGATGGCAAAACCATGGCCTATCTGGCCATGTCCCGTCCCGGTTATGAAGCCGATCGCTTTCGCATTGTGCTGTACAATTGGTCAGACGGCTCTACAAGGGTACTCACCGAAAGCTGGGATCGTTCGCCATCATCGATCTGTTGGTCCAGCGACGGCAAGACCATCTTCGCCACAGCGGATAATTTAGGACAGACCTCGCTGTTTGCCATCGATGTCAAAACTGGAGCGGTGAGGACCGTGGTGAGAGATGGCACGGTTGGCTCGCCCAGCGCGGCAGGGAAGCGGATCGTCTATGCGCTTGACCATCTGAAATCCCCAGTGGAGCTTTGGTCGGTCAATCCCGATGGCAGCGATGCGAAGCCGATTACTCGCATCAACGCCGAGAAACTGGCCAAAGCGCGCATGGGTGATTTCGAGCAATTCACTTTCAAAGGTTGGAACGATGAGACGGTCTATTGCTACGTAGTGAAGCCAGTCGATCTCGATCCCTCGAAGAAGTATCCGGTGGCGTTTTTGATCCATGGTGGCCCTCAAGGATCGTTCGGCAATCATTTTCATTATCGCTGGAATCCCCAGGCGTATGCTGGTGCCGGCTATGCCGCGGTAATGGTGGATTTTCACGGTTCCACAGGCTATGGTCAGGCGTTCACTGATGCGATCCGTGGCGACTGGGGGGGCAAGCCGCTGGTAGATTTGCAAAAAGGTCTGGCCGCAGCCCTGGCACGCTATCCCTGGATGGATGGCGATCGAGTCGGCGCTCTGGGCGCGTCGTTCGGCGGTTATATGATCAACTGGATCGCCGGCAACTGGAACGAGGCGTTTAAATGTCTGGTGAGCCACGACGGCAACCTGGATGAACGGATGGCCTATTTCGATACTGAGGAGCTTTGGTTCCCAGAATGGGATCATGAGGGCACGCCCTGGACCAATCCCGAAGGATATGAAAAGCATAATCCCATCAATTTTGTCAAGAATTGGAGGACGCCGATTTTGGTGATCCATGGCGCGCTGGATTTTCGCGTCGTGGAAACCCAGGGTATCTCAACATTCACTGCAGCCCAGCGATTGGGAATTCCCAGCAAGTTTCTGTATTTCCCGGATGAAAACCATTGGGTATTAAAGCCGCACAATTCGATTTTGTGGCACGAAACGGTCATTGGCTGGTTGGATCAATGGCTCAAACAATGA